The following are encoded in a window of Camarhynchus parvulus chromosome 1A, STF_HiC, whole genome shotgun sequence genomic DNA:
- the BCAT1 gene encoding branched-chain-amino-acid aminotransferase, cytosolic, with translation MSKGGGLSGEAGKQMTESFKASDLIITPATTFKEKPDPTGLVFGTVFTDNMLTIEWSLASGWEKPCIRPLENLSIHPAASALHYAVELFEGMKAYRGVDGKIRLFRPALNMDRMARSALRTTLPTFDQKELLECIRKLVELEQEWVPYSTSASLYIRPTLVGTEPSLGVKKPTKALLYVILSPVGPYFASGTFNPISLWADPKYVRAWKGGTGDCKVGGNYGSAIYAQQEALEFGCQQVLWLYGEDHQITEVGTMNLFLYWINENGENELATPPLDGIILPGVTRQSILDLARSWGEFKVSERYITMSDLTAALEKNRVKEMFGAGTACIVCPISKILYKGKHLDIPTMENGPEVTTRFLNKLTDIQYGREESDWAMLVS, from the exons GCTTCTGACTTGATTATCACCCCAGCTACAACGTTCAAGGAGAAGCCAGATCCCACTGGTCTGGTGTTTGGAACTGTGTTCACTGACAATATGCTGACAATTGAATGGTCCTTGGCTTCAGGATGGGAGAAACCCTGTATCAGGCCTCTAGAGAACCTCTCAATACatccagctgcctcagccctgcATTATGCTGTAGAA CTGTTCGAAGGGATGAAGGCGTACCGAGGAGTGGATGGCAAAATCCGCCTGTTCCGGCCCGCCCTCAACATGGACAGGATGGCCCGGTCAGCCCTGAGGACAACCCTGCCA ACTTTTGACCAGAAGGAGCTGTTGGAGTGCATCCGTAAGCttgtggagctggagcaggagtggGTGCCCTACTCAACCTCTGCCAGCCTCTACATCCGTCCTACCCTCGTTGGAACTGAG cctTCCCTTGGAGTGAAGAAGCCAACTAAAGCCCTGCTGTATGTCATTCTGAGCCCTGTGGGCCCTTACTTTGCAAGTGGAACCTTTAATCCAATATCCTTGTGGGCAGATCCAAAATACGTGAGAGCGTGGAAAGGGGGAACAGGAGACTGCAAAGTGGGAGG gaatTATGGTTCTGCTATTTATGCCCAGCAAGAAGCCCTGGAGTTTGGCTGCCAGCAGGTTTTGTGGCTCTATGGAGAAGATCACCAAATAACTGAAGTTGGAACAATGAATCTGTTTCTCTACTGGATAAATGAAAATGGAG AAAATGAGCTGGCCACGCCACCTTTAGATGGCATCATCCTTCCAGGAGTGACAAGGCAGAGCATTTTGGATCTGGCACGTAGCTGG GGAGAATTCAAAGTGTCTGAGCGATACATCACCATGAGTGACCTGACAGCTGCCTTGGAAAAGAACAGAGTGAAGGAGATGTTTGGTGCTGGAACAGCCTGCATTGTATGTCCCATCTCTAAAATTTTGTATAAGGGCAAG CACTTGGACATCCCAACCATGGAGAATGGGCCTGAGGTAACAACCCGTTTCCTGAATAAGCTAACTGATATCCAG taTGGAAGAGAAGAGAGCGACTGGGCAATGCTGGTGTCATGA